Proteins encoded within one genomic window of Pseudomonas cannabina:
- the cobF gene encoding precorrin-6A synthase (deacetylating), whose protein sequence is MKQILLIGMGAGDPEQITVQAINALNRAEVIFVLDKGYVDDQLLQLRKAVCERYIIHQHYRIVQVQDPRRENDSAHYARGIEHWHEQRAVLFERLIGDELNEQQVGAFLVWGDPSLYDSTLRILDRVLARGRETLDYQVIPGITSVQALVAQHRIPLNRIGESIHITTGRRLAAMSDDLPENVPDNVVVMLDAHCSFERYVGQGLDIYWGAYLGTPDEILVAGKLDDVCEPIKRLRAEARSRKGWIMDTYLLRKPV, encoded by the coding sequence ATGAAACAGATTCTGCTGATCGGCATGGGCGCCGGTGACCCCGAGCAGATTACCGTGCAGGCGATCAACGCCCTGAATCGCGCCGAGGTGATTTTCGTGCTCGACAAGGGCTATGTCGACGACCAGTTGCTGCAACTGCGCAAGGCTGTTTGCGAGCGATATATCATTCATCAGCATTACCGGATCGTGCAGGTTCAGGACCCTCGGCGCGAAAACGATTCAGCGCATTACGCACGGGGCATCGAGCACTGGCATGAGCAACGCGCAGTGTTATTCGAACGGCTGATCGGTGATGAGCTGAACGAGCAGCAAGTCGGCGCATTTCTGGTATGGGGCGATCCGTCGTTGTACGACAGCACGCTGCGTATTCTGGACCGGGTGCTGGCGCGGGGCAGGGAGACGCTCGACTATCAGGTGATCCCCGGCATTACCAGCGTCCAGGCGTTGGTAGCCCAGCATCGGATACCGCTCAACCGGATTGGCGAGTCGATCCATATCACCACTGGCCGACGCCTGGCGGCAATGAGCGATGACCTGCCAGAGAACGTGCCAGACAATGTGGTGGTGATGCTCGACGCGCATTGCAGCTTCGAGCGGTACGTCGGGCAGGGGCTGGATATCTATTGGGGCGCCTACCTGGGCACGCCTGACGAAATACTGGTCGCTGGCAAGCTCGACGATGTCTGTGAGCCGATCAAGCGGCTGCGGGCCGAAGCACGCAGCCGCAAGGGCTGGATCATGGATACGTACCTGTTGCGTAAGCCGGTCTAG
- a CDS encoding AraC family transcriptional regulator has translation MNKTTRIADPSYELMDDHNGLSIIYREHGFPCPLVRWHFHKEYELHLIVASSGKVFVGDYIGNFNPASLFLTGPNLPHNWISQVDEGQVVPKRDMLVNFTDELLDSGNQVFAELRTLTPLLERARYGIEFRCKRTIRQAMKQMQKIADSSGVTRLGHFFILLELLAASDDYQLLSGTAVAHTADEHSVDRTNRAVDYIFAHYSRELPLEEVADYLGMKPTYFSRVFKQATGRCFVEFVNRLRISKSCELLADGDKPVTDVCFESGFNNISNFNRRFQQLKGMTPSHYRRLAVQRLTEQNLY, from the coding sequence ATGAATAAAACAACAAGAATTGCAGACCCTTCCTACGAGCTGATGGACGACCACAACGGCCTGTCGATCATCTATCGTGAGCACGGCTTCCCCTGTCCGCTGGTACGCTGGCATTTCCACAAGGAATACGAGCTGCACCTGATTGTCGCCAGTTCCGGCAAAGTCTTTGTCGGCGACTACATCGGTAATTTCAACCCTGCCAGCCTGTTTCTCACCGGCCCGAACCTGCCGCACAACTGGATCAGCCAGGTCGACGAAGGTCAGGTGGTGCCCAAGCGCGACATGCTGGTCAACTTTACCGATGAATTGCTGGACAGCGGCAATCAGGTGTTTGCCGAGCTCAGAACCCTCACGCCACTGCTGGAGCGCGCCCGCTACGGTATCGAATTCCGCTGCAAGCGCACGATTCGCCAGGCAATGAAGCAGATGCAGAAGATCGCTGATTCAAGCGGCGTCACGCGCCTGGGGCACTTTTTCATTCTGCTCGAGTTGCTGGCGGCCAGCGACGACTACCAGTTGCTGTCAGGCACGGCTGTCGCGCACACCGCAGACGAACACAGTGTCGACCGCACCAACCGCGCCGTGGACTACATTTTTGCCCATTACAGCCGCGAACTGCCACTGGAGGAAGTCGCGGACTATCTGGGCATGAAGCCGACCTACTTTTCCAGGGTGTTCAAACAGGCCACCGGGCGCTGCTTCGTGGAGTTCGTCAACCGGTTGCGTATCAGCAAGTCCTGTGAGCTGCTGGCCGATGGCGACAAACCCGTGACTGACGTGTGTTTCGAGTCGGGTTTCAACAACATTTCCAACTTCAACCGGCGCTTTCAGCAGCTCAAGGGCATGACACCCTCGCACTATCGCCGCCTCGCCGTGCAGCGTCTGACCGAACAAAACCTGTACTGA
- a CDS encoding carbohydrate ABC transporter permease: MKTSAIPERTDLSGDQPPLKQHRFKPGWFLVSPSVALLLIWMIVPLGMTIYFSLIRYNLLSPGENEFVGLENFQYFVTDSGFLPGAGNTLLLVGSVLAISVILGVLISALLEASEFFGRGIVRVLLISPFFIMPTVSALIWKNLIFHPVSGVLAAVWKFFGAEPIDWFAHYPMLSIIIIVSWQWLPFAILILMTAMQSLDQEQKEAARLDGAGPIAIFWHLTLPHLARPIAVVVMIETIFLLSVFAEIFTTTNGGPGFASTNLAYLIYIQALLQFDVGMASAGGLIAVVIANIAAIILIRMIGKNLTDKS, from the coding sequence ATGAAGACCTCAGCCATCCCTGAACGCACGGACCTGTCCGGCGATCAGCCCCCACTCAAGCAACATCGATTCAAACCGGGCTGGTTTCTGGTCAGCCCCTCCGTTGCGTTGCTGCTGATCTGGATGATCGTGCCGCTGGGCATGACCATTTATTTTTCGCTGATTCGTTACAACCTGCTGTCGCCTGGCGAAAACGAGTTCGTCGGGCTGGAGAACTTTCAGTACTTCGTCACCGACAGCGGCTTTTTGCCCGGCGCCGGCAACACCCTGTTGCTGGTCGGCAGTGTGCTGGCGATCAGTGTGATCCTCGGCGTGCTGATTTCGGCGCTGCTCGAGGCCAGCGAGTTCTTTGGTCGCGGCATCGTGCGCGTCCTGCTGATCTCGCCGTTCTTCATCATGCCGACGGTCAGCGCCCTGATCTGGAAAAACCTGATCTTTCACCCGGTGTCCGGCGTGCTGGCTGCGGTATGGAAGTTCTTCGGTGCCGAGCCGATCGACTGGTTCGCGCATTATCCGATGCTGTCGATCATTATCATTGTGTCCTGGCAATGGCTGCCGTTCGCCATTCTGATCCTGATGACCGCCATGCAGTCGCTGGATCAGGAGCAGAAGGAAGCAGCGCGCCTGGACGGTGCCGGTCCCATTGCGATCTTCTGGCACCTGACCCTGCCGCATCTGGCTCGCCCTATCGCGGTCGTGGTGATGATCGAGACGATCTTCCTGCTCTCGGTGTTCGCTGAAATCTTTACCACCACCAATGGCGGGCCGGGTTTTGCCTCGACCAACCTCGCGTACCTGATCTACATCCAGGCGCTGCTGCAGTTCGACGTCGGCATGGCCTCGGCGGGCGGTCTTATCGCCGTGGTCATTGCCAACATCGCGGCGATCATCCTGATCCGGATGATAGGCAAAAACCTCACCGACAAGTCATGA